The Spirochaetota bacterium genome has a window encoding:
- a CDS encoding aminopeptidase P family protein, with product MKLDILRKRFEREDKFPFLVQDLVNIRYLTGFIGSSALLLLDADGDYFISDSRYEEYARSIIPSGMEFVLMRGTAVKTISGIIRRSRRGRLFLEDHTTTLSQYCALKKALHQVDLREGGSPVNELRMAKEPGEIETIRAAVDLSDRCFKHILSMAKAGMLEWDLSVEIEYFYRKNGCRKTSFDSIVASGAGSSMPHYLTSMTKKLEKGDALLIDMGCEYDGYNSDLTRTIFINSVDEDLSKIYGIVREAQERAIEAVRPGISCGTLDSVARSSIGAAGYEDAFGHSLGHGVGMEVHEIPAVKSGGRTKLRKNMVITVEPGIYIPGKGGVRIEDVVLVTGEGSEILTKSSKDIHIV from the coding sequence ATGAAGCTCGATATTCTGCGAAAGCGGTTTGAACGTGAGGATAAATTCCCGTTCCTGGTACAGGATCTGGTAAATATCCGCTACCTGACGGGTTTCATTGGTTCTTCAGCCCTCCTTCTCCTGGATGCTGACGGGGATTATTTTATATCAGATTCCCGTTATGAAGAATATGCACGCTCGATTATACCCTCGGGGATGGAGTTCGTCCTCATGCGCGGGACGGCCGTAAAGACCATTTCAGGGATCATCAGGCGAAGTCGCCGCGGCAGGCTCTTCCTGGAAGATCACACCACAACGCTTTCACAGTATTGCGCACTTAAAAAGGCGCTCCATCAGGTTGACCTGAGGGAAGGGGGCAGTCCGGTCAACGAGCTCCGAATGGCAAAGGAGCCGGGAGAAATTGAAACGATCAGGGCGGCGGTCGATCTGTCCGACCGGTGCTTTAAGCATATTCTTTCGATGGCGAAAGCGGGCATGCTGGAATGGGACCTGTCGGTAGAGATAGAGTACTTTTACAGGAAAAATGGTTGCAGGAAAACCTCGTTTGACAGCATCGTCGCCTCCGGCGCGGGCTCATCAATGCCACACTATTTAACCTCCATGACAAAAAAGTTGGAAAAGGGCGACGCGCTGCTCATAGACATGGGATGCGAGTATGATGGCTATAATTCAGACTTGACAAGAACCATCTTCATCAATAGCGTTGATGAAGATTTGAGCAAAATATACGGAATCGTAAGGGAAGCGCAGGAACGCGCCATAGAGGCGGTAAGGCCGGGAATAAGCTGTGGGACGCTCGATTCGGTGGCGCGCAGTTCGATCGGGGCGGCCGGCTATGAGGATGCCTTCGGGCACTCGCTGGGGCATGGTGTCGGCATGGAAGTCCATGAAATACCGGCGGTGAAGTCGGGCGGGCGGACAAAACTGAGGAAAAATATGGTGATAACGGTGGAGCCGGGCATCTATATCCCGGGCAAAGGCGGTGTTCGGATAGAAGACGTGGTGCTTGTTACCGGCGAAGGCTCCGAAATACTGACGAAATCATCCAAAGATATTCATATAGTGTGA
- the aroQ gene encoding type II 3-dehydroquinate dehydratase, translating to MRIAVINGPNLNLLGDREVGIYGGATLDAINSAIENAAAPGGASVEFFQSNIEGEIINHIHVVRDFDGIVINPGAYTHTSIAIRDAISAVRVPTVEVHLSNIHAREEFRRHSMIAPVCVGQVCGFGPYSYIAGLLALLDHMRKERPTG from the coding sequence ATGAGGATAGCGGTCATAAACGGTCCGAACCTCAATCTGCTTGGGGACCGTGAGGTGGGCATATACGGAGGAGCGACACTCGACGCAATTAATTCCGCAATCGAAAACGCAGCCGCGCCGGGCGGAGCCTCTGTTGAGTTTTTCCAGTCCAACATAGAAGGTGAAATTATCAATCACATTCATGTGGTCCGCGATTTTGACGGCATCGTCATCAATCCCGGAGCGTATACGCATACCTCGATCGCCATCAGGGACGCGATATCGGCGGTCAGGGTGCCGACGGTGGAAGTTCACCTCTCGAATATTCATGCACGCGAGGAGTTTCGCAGGCATTCGATGATCGCCCCGGTGTGCGTGGGGCAGGTTTGCGGTTTCGGCCCTTATTCTTATATTGCCGGACTGCTGGCGCTGCTCGATCATATGCGGAAGGAACGGCCGACTGGATGA
- a CDS encoding tetratricopeptide repeat protein has product MRPLRAILAITVLALSVGVSDASMRGLQSLYEQGTEAFKAGNYGSSELLFRKIIDSGDGAEYRDRAWYYLALSIFNQKKYKDAIFEFNRFLLICTAQDLCHESRYWIAESNFFLKNYIRAIEEFKRFIAKSRNEMLTVAALDRIGEIYFMQARYDEAVIEWKEAINRNTNVSQNSQRVVWIGRALFLNEDYDKALELLESLISTKSDKTHEAQARMIIGRIYQIKGRHREALKALYGIPEIMLRESPYCDAQYFKAMSSIALGDAYSAKSFLESFLLIGKSSEWYYHGKYELGSIFIRQNNEKEGTELLEEVRNSTKVMALRSRAALVLSRIHLERNPVEAIPYLEDAVSLPDQEEQRDALSLLARVYVDVRRYEDAERILSMLINTYPENEGNDQVQFLIARVALERNDPVAAIDGFNRIQSINPSSPYLREAVYYLGLAHAMKNEYIQAVELLNRYISTTGAEKRYDALVRLLELYISASDIKNAEKTAQLIQSGYPRQEGAEKALYAFAQALALKGGNPARYLQFVVNTHPKSDSAGRIMFAWATESYVAGDYSRAEQFYRQYLAVPARERAQDALLGRVDSLSRLKRYREIISIAGDETMPELDKNASIQFSLYLGRAYFNEKNLEMSYKTLLPLSSGDLEDDDRLILAKSALKAGDIWTAQAVPALLHKGSDQYAESLYILGKYYISEGKEDVAFDYFAKVIADCPDSAFRDDARIEMAEIHGNNRKYGEALTLLDEIKSEKHADRKLILRIVAMFRTGKIEEAVEMTRSGIRNILGHPAGETVVKEALFYYYLKGDLKNFAVYSSHLTKYSGNDPLLNYLSGKIYFEQQQYTKSSYFFGRLAATESEYREEALFFLGIISLHHHKNARIAAGHFQRLIDTSDPENSFAMKARINLALLMSEGANRARAEELLKEIEAGPENAVMKAQAENLAEYLNFSK; this is encoded by the coding sequence ATGAGACCATTGCGCGCAATACTCGCCATCACGGTCCTGGCCCTTTCGGTAGGCGTATCCGACGCGTCGATGAGGGGCTTGCAGTCCCTTTACGAACAGGGAACGGAGGCCTTCAAGGCCGGCAATTACGGATCGTCCGAGCTGCTGTTCAGGAAGATAATCGATTCGGGGGACGGTGCCGAGTACCGGGACCGGGCTTGGTATTATCTGGCCCTTTCGATCTTCAACCAGAAAAAATATAAGGACGCGATTTTCGAATTCAACCGTTTCCTCCTCATCTGTACGGCCCAGGACCTCTGCCATGAATCGCGTTACTGGATCGCGGAATCGAACTTCTTCCTTAAAAATTACATTAGGGCCATCGAGGAATTCAAGCGATTCATCGCGAAAAGCAGGAACGAAATGCTCACGGTGGCCGCCCTGGACAGGATAGGGGAGATCTACTTTATGCAGGCGCGCTACGACGAGGCCGTGATAGAATGGAAGGAGGCCATCAACCGCAATACGAATGTTTCGCAGAACAGCCAGCGGGTGGTTTGGATCGGGCGGGCCCTCTTCCTCAACGAGGATTATGACAAGGCCCTCGAACTGCTCGAATCGCTCATCTCGACGAAGAGTGACAAAACTCACGAAGCCCAGGCGCGCATGATCATCGGCAGGATATACCAGATAAAGGGCCGCCACCGCGAGGCGCTGAAAGCCTTATACGGCATCCCCGAAATTATGCTCAGAGAGTCGCCATACTGTGACGCACAGTATTTTAAGGCCATGTCGTCTATCGCTCTCGGCGACGCCTACTCGGCGAAATCCTTCCTGGAATCGTTTCTCCTTATCGGCAAATCTTCCGAATGGTACTATCACGGGAAATATGAACTCGGCAGCATTTTTATACGCCAGAACAACGAGAAAGAGGGGACCGAGCTTCTGGAGGAGGTGCGTAATTCCACAAAGGTGATGGCGCTCCGAAGCCGCGCGGCCCTCGTACTGAGCCGGATACACCTTGAGCGAAACCCGGTCGAGGCGATTCCATATCTGGAAGACGCAGTCTCCCTTCCCGATCAGGAGGAACAGCGCGACGCCCTGTCGCTCCTGGCCAGGGTATATGTCGATGTTAGGCGCTACGAGGATGCCGAAAGGATTCTTTCCATGCTGATCAATACATACCCCGAAAACGAGGGAAACGACCAGGTGCAGTTCCTAATAGCGCGCGTTGCGCTGGAGCGTAACGATCCCGTGGCCGCGATCGACGGATTTAACAGGATACAATCAATCAACCCATCATCCCCCTACCTTCGCGAGGCGGTCTATTATCTCGGGCTCGCGCACGCGATGAAGAATGAGTACATCCAGGCAGTCGAACTGCTCAACAGATACATCTCGACTACCGGAGCGGAAAAGAGATACGACGCACTGGTACGGCTTCTTGAACTCTATATCAGCGCATCGGACATCAAAAATGCGGAAAAGACGGCCCAGCTTATACAGTCCGGTTATCCCAGGCAGGAGGGAGCGGAAAAAGCCCTCTATGCGTTCGCGCAGGCGCTCGCCCTCAAAGGCGGAAATCCCGCGCGGTATCTGCAGTTTGTCGTTAACACCCACCCGAAGTCCGACAGCGCCGGCAGGATCATGTTCGCCTGGGCCACGGAGAGCTATGTGGCGGGTGACTACTCCCGTGCAGAACAGTTTTACCGGCAATACCTGGCGGTGCCCGCGAGGGAAAGGGCGCAGGACGCGCTTTTAGGCCGCGTGGATTCTCTTTCCCGCCTTAAACGTTACCGGGAGATCATCTCGATCGCCGGAGACGAGACCATGCCGGAGCTTGACAAAAACGCGTCGATACAGTTCTCGCTATACCTTGGGCGCGCGTACTTTAATGAGAAAAACCTCGAAATGTCGTACAAGACACTGCTGCCATTATCATCCGGGGATCTTGAAGACGATGACCGATTGATACTGGCTAAAAGCGCGCTGAAAGCGGGCGACATCTGGACGGCCCAGGCCGTTCCCGCGCTCCTCCACAAGGGATCGGATCAGTATGCAGAGTCCCTGTATATTCTCGGAAAATATTATATCTCCGAGGGAAAAGAGGATGTGGCCTTCGACTATTTTGCGAAAGTGATCGCGGACTGCCCGGATTCGGCCTTCAGGGATGACGCCCGTATTGAAATGGCGGAGATACACGGGAATAATCGGAAATACGGAGAAGCACTCACGCTTCTCGACGAGATCAAATCCGAAAAGCACGCCGACAGGAAGCTGATCCTCCGAATCGTCGCGATGTTCCGAACGGGGAAGATCGAAGAAGCCGTGGAAATGACCAGATCGGGCATCCGGAACATACTCGGACACCCGGCGGGCGAAACGGTCGTTAAGGAAGCCCTGTTCTATTATTATTTGAAAGGCGATTTAAAAAATTTCGCCGTGTACTCTTCACATCTCACAAAATATTCGGGTAATGATCCGCTGCTGAATTACCTGTCCGGAAAAATATATTTCGAACAGCAACAGTATACGAAGTCGAGTTATTTTTTCGGCAGGCTTGCGGCGACAGAGAGTGAGTACCGCGAGGAGGCGCTTTTTTTCCTGGGGATAATAAGCCTGCATCACCACAAAAACGCACGTATCGCCGCGGGACATTTCCAGCGGTTGATTGATACATCCGATCCCGAAAACTCGTTCGCCATGAAAGCGAGAATAAACCTGGCCCTGTTGATGAGCGAAGGCGCAAATCGCGCGAGGGCTGAAGAACTGCTCAAAGAAATAGAGGCGGGCCCCGAAAATGCGGTGATGAAGGCGCAGGCCGAGAATCTCGCCGAATATCTCAATTTTTCCAAATAG